One Fusobacterium ulcerans DNA segment encodes these proteins:
- a CDS encoding sigma-54 interaction domain-containing protein yields the protein MRERDSLEKIWKDIEKVFLKAMEKDKTVKEKYDFIYKEYQEFLNNYFDFKEIADNLFDGIYISNGEGKTLFINEAYTRITGITKEEIIGKNVRDILAKGDIYKGAVTLDVIKEKKRINNIGKIVKLDKDVLVTGSPIFDKYGNVELVVINNRDISELKDLENKIEKLKKTSLKVDEEIKFLRSRQMSNRKLIYKSEKMNSIFTLINTIAPTDVTVLITGESGTGKELVADEIFYKSFRKDKPFIKVNCAAIPSELLEAELFGYEGGAFTDSKKNGKIGMFELANEGTILLDEIGDMPIKLQTKLLRVLQQKEIMKLGGTQPIKLNIRIIASTNQNLKEQIKNGKFREDLFYRLNVVPIDIEPLRKRKEDIPELIFEFLNIFNKKYNKNTKIDKEAIELLVKYKWPGNIRELENFLERMVVINTTGIITVREVAPMIDSDDFFMEVSDYDLKKAVSYLEKRMISKALKNFGSTRKAAKHLGIDQSTVVKKCKSLEIDILKLKEYE from the coding sequence ATGAGGGAGAGAGATAGTTTAGAAAAAATATGGAAAGATATTGAAAAAGTATTTTTAAAAGCTATGGAAAAAGATAAAACAGTAAAAGAAAAATACGATTTTATCTACAAGGAATATCAGGAGTTTCTCAATAACTATTTTGATTTTAAAGAGATAGCAGATAATCTTTTTGATGGTATTTATATTTCTAATGGTGAAGGAAAAACTCTTTTTATAAATGAGGCTTATACAAGAATAACTGGGATAACAAAAGAAGAAATAATTGGAAAAAATGTCAGAGATATATTGGCAAAAGGGGATATTTATAAAGGAGCAGTAACCTTAGATGTAATAAAAGAAAAAAAGAGAATAAATAATATTGGAAAAATAGTTAAACTGGATAAAGATGTTTTAGTAACTGGAAGCCCAATATTTGATAAATATGGAAATGTAGAACTTGTTGTTATAAATAATAGAGATATAAGTGAATTGAAAGATTTAGAAAATAAAATTGAAAAATTGAAAAAAACATCTTTAAAAGTGGATGAAGAGATTAAGTTTTTAAGAAGCAGACAAATGTCTAATAGGAAACTTATATATAAAAGTGAAAAAATGAATTCTATATTTACTTTAATAAATACAATCGCTCCAACAGATGTAACAGTTTTAATAACTGGAGAATCAGGGACAGGAAAGGAATTAGTAGCTGATGAGATTTTTTATAAAAGTTTTAGAAAAGACAAGCCTTTTATTAAAGTGAATTGTGCTGCTATTCCAAGTGAATTATTAGAAGCAGAATTGTTTGGATATGAAGGGGGAGCATTTACAGATTCTAAGAAAAATGGAAAGATAGGAATGTTTGAGTTGGCAAACGAAGGAACTATTCTATTGGATGAAATAGGGGATATGCCGATAAAACTACAGACAAAACTTTTAAGAGTTCTTCAACAAAAAGAAATTATGAAACTGGGAGGAACACAGCCGATAAAATTAAATATAAGAATTATAGCTTCTACTAATCAAAATTTGAAAGAACAGATAAAGAATGGAAAATTCAGAGAAGATTTGTTTTATCGATTGAATGTAGTTCCAATAGATATAGAACCATTAAGAAAAAGAAAAGAGGATATACCAGAGCTAATATTTGAATTTTTAAATATATTCAATAAAAAATATAATAAAAATACAAAAATAGATAAAGAGGCTATAGAACTTTTAGTAAAATATAAATGGCCTGGAAATATCAGAGAATTAGAAAATTTTCTTGAAAGAATGGTAGTAATAAATACAACTGGAATAATAACTGTAAGAGAAGTAGCTCCAATGATAGATAGTGATGATTTTTTTATGGAAGTAAGTGATTATGATTTAAAAAAAGCAGTATCCTATCTGGAGAAAAGGATGATAAGTAAAGCTTTAAAAAATTTTGGCTCAACAAGAAAGGCGGCTAAACACTTAGGGATTGATCAATCAACAGTGGTAAAAAAATGTAAAAGTTTAGAGATAGATATTCTTAAATTAAAAGAATATGAGTGA
- a CDS encoding TRAP transporter large permease, translating into MQIFMIMMIVFIIAIFIGIPIAYCIGISGLVGLFISGISVEFVAKTVFTGLDSYTFLAIPMFILAGLIMEKGGISNRLIKLATSLVGNVYGGLGIITVIACFFFAAISGSSPATVAAIGAMMIPAMKEEGYDTAFAGALTAASGSMGVLVPPSVTMIIYAITAEVSIGELFLAGFVPGALLTVCLIVTVYIIAKKNNYRSKKVERLSGKDFLKAVWDAKWSMLIPFIILGGIYSGIFTATESAIVAVVYALVISIFVHKELKFSQVPAIVAQAALTTSTVVIILGFAIAFARYLTMAQIPQEFAKEILRLTNNVYVIYLMFIALAFVAGTFMAIEAQILIFTPMFLPILKNLGVDPIHFGIIFIISAQIGFLTPPVGVNLFVAQGISNCSIVDLSKKILPFLAAMTFAQMILLVFPDIVMCLPRLFF; encoded by the coding sequence ATGCAGATATTTATGATAATGATGATAGTATTTATAATTGCCATTTTTATAGGAATTCCTATTGCATATTGTATAGGTATTTCTGGATTGGTAGGATTGTTTATTAGTGGAATAAGTGTAGAATTTGTAGCCAAAACAGTTTTTACAGGATTGGATAGTTACACGTTTCTAGCTATACCAATGTTTATTCTTGCAGGACTGATAATGGAAAAAGGTGGAATATCCAATAGGCTGATAAAGCTTGCTACTTCATTAGTAGGAAATGTTTATGGAGGATTGGGAATAATAACAGTTATAGCTTGTTTCTTCTTTGCTGCTATTTCAGGATCTTCTCCAGCAACAGTTGCAGCTATTGGGGCAATGATGATTCCAGCAATGAAAGAAGAAGGATATGATACAGCTTTTGCAGGAGCTTTAACGGCAGCTTCTGGTTCTATGGGAGTATTAGTTCCTCCATCAGTTACAATGATAATATATGCAATTACAGCAGAAGTATCAATAGGAGAATTATTCCTTGCAGGATTTGTACCTGGAGCACTTTTAACAGTGTGCTTGATAGTTACTGTATATATAATAGCTAAAAAGAATAATTACAGAAGCAAAAAAGTTGAAAGATTGTCAGGTAAAGATTTTCTTAAAGCAGTTTGGGATGCTAAGTGGTCAATGCTGATTCCATTTATAATTCTAGGAGGGATATACAGTGGAATATTTACAGCAACTGAGTCTGCAATAGTAGCCGTTGTTTATGCTCTGGTAATAAGTATATTTGTTCATAAAGAATTAAAGTTTTCACAAGTGCCTGCAATAGTAGCACAAGCAGCTCTAACAACATCTACTGTAGTAATAATTTTAGGATTTGCAATTGCATTTGCAAGATATTTAACAATGGCACAAATCCCACAAGAATTTGCTAAAGAAATATTGAGATTAACAAATAATGTATATGTAATATATTTAATGTTTATAGCTTTAGCATTTGTAGCAGGAACTTTTATGGCTATAGAAGCACAGATTTTAATTTTTACACCAATGTTTCTTCCAATTTTGAAAAACTTAGGAGTAGATCCAATACATTTTGGAATAATCTTTATAATTTCAGCGCAAATAGGATTCTTAACACCACCAGTTGGAGTAAATCTATTTGTTGCACAAGGAATATCAAACTGTTCAATAGTGGATCTTTCTAAGAAGATATTGCCATTTTTAGCTGCAATGACTTTTGCCCAAATGATATTATTGGTATTCCCAGATATTGTAATGTGTTTACCTAGACTATTTTTTTAA
- a CDS encoding D-isomer specific 2-hydroxyacid dehydrogenase family protein, translating to MKIAFFELRKDEEEILKKLEKEYSVDVVKTEEILTQETLLMAKGCEGISILGHSKLERDLLDMIKEAGIKYISTRIIGYNHIDIEHAKKIGLKICNADYAPNGVADFTIMLILLTIRNYKPAMWRQNVNDYSLSGLMGREIRNLTIGVIGTGKIGGTVIKSLAGFQCKILANSEYESDEIKKYAQYVSMETLYKESDVISLHVPLTDESYHMINEETIDKMKDGVILINAARGELMDIQALIKGIEDQKIGALGLDVIENENGIYHMDRKSDIIQNRDMAYLRQFPNVVLTQHMAFYTDSATESMVRCGVEGLVEFKKKGTYRCEIA from the coding sequence ATGAAAATAGCATTTTTTGAATTGAGAAAAGATGAAGAAGAAATATTGAAAAAATTAGAAAAAGAATATAGTGTTGATGTTGTAAAAACAGAGGAGATACTCACACAGGAGACTCTTCTTATGGCTAAAGGCTGTGAAGGAATAAGTATTCTAGGGCACAGCAAATTAGAAAGAGATTTGCTGGACATGATAAAAGAGGCAGGAATAAAATACATATCTACCAGAATAATTGGCTACAATCATATAGATATAGAGCATGCTAAAAAGATAGGATTAAAAATATGTAATGCAGACTATGCTCCTAATGGAGTGGCAGACTTTACAATAATGCTTATACTTTTAACAATAAGGAATTATAAACCGGCTATGTGGAGACAAAATGTAAATGATTATTCTCTTAGTGGCTTAATGGGAAGAGAGATAAGAAATCTTACTATTGGAGTAATTGGAACAGGAAAAATAGGTGGAACAGTAATAAAAAGTCTAGCAGGATTTCAATGCAAAATATTAGCGAATAGTGAATATGAAAGTGATGAGATAAAAAAATATGCTCAATATGTAAGTATGGAAACTTTATACAAAGAATCAGATGTGATTTCTCTCCATGTTCCTTTAACAGATGAATCTTATCATATGATAAATGAGGAAACTATAGATAAAATGAAAGATGGAGTGATACTTATAAATGCTGCCAGAGGAGAACTTATGGATATTCAGGCTTTGATAAAAGGGATAGAAGATCAAAAGATAGGAGCACTGGGGTTGGATGTAATAGAGAATGAAAATGGAATATATCATATGGATAGAAAATCGGATATAATTCAAAATAGAGATATGGCCTACTTACGTCAATTTCCAAATGTAGTATTAACACAACATATGGCTTTTTATACTGATTCTGCAACTGAAAGCATGGTAAGATGTGGAGTAGAAGGACTGGTGGAATTTAAGAAAAAAGGTACATATAGATGTGAGATAGCATAG
- a CDS encoding pyridoxamine 5'-phosphate oxidase family protein — protein sequence MFNEVFTNVLAHNGVVSITTWADNLVHVSNTWNKYLQIVDNKILIPAAWLHKTEKNIKINNQVILTLGSPDVQGKIGMGTGFVVEGTAKFLDSGKEFDMMKEKFPFLTRVLEVTAKNVRQTI from the coding sequence ATGTTTAATGAAGTTTTCACTAATGTTTTAGCACACAATGGTGTTGTATCTATCACAACATGGGCAGATAATTTAGTACATGTTTCTAATACTTGGAATAAATATTTGCAGATTGTGGATAATAAAATTTTGATTCCAGCTGCATGGCTCCATAAAACTGAAAAAAATATAAAAATAAATAATCAGGTAATATTGACATTGGGAAGTCCTGATGTACAAGGAAAAATTGGAATGGGAACTGGGTTTGTAGTAGAGGGAACAGCAAAGTTTCTTGACTCTGGAAAAGAATTTGATATGATGAAAGAGAAGTTTCCATTTTTAACAAGAGTATTGGAAGTAACTGCAAAGAATGTAAGACAGACAATATAG
- a CDS encoding TRAP transporter small permease codes for MGERKEFEYYVITGAMLLLVLMGVLQILFRFVLNFSLSWTEELSRYLFILMVYTGASLALKRKKHVRVELIDIYVKSKIKRCIFIFNDIVMIWLLLLVGYAGLKISITTYEMEQLSPALGLPMYLVYGIIPLTFLFGACRAFQVLIAEIKGGKE; via the coding sequence ATGGGTGAAAGAAAAGAATTTGAGTATTATGTAATAACAGGAGCAATGTTATTACTTGTACTTATGGGAGTATTGCAAATATTATTCAGATTTGTTCTCAATTTTTCTTTATCATGGACAGAGGAATTAAGTAGATATTTATTTATCTTAATGGTCTATACTGGAGCTTCATTGGCTCTGAAAAGAAAAAAACATGTTAGAGTAGAATTGATAGATATTTATGTAAAAAGCAAAATAAAAAGATGTATTTTTATATTTAATGATATAGTAATGATTTGGTTGCTATTATTAGTAGGATATGCAGGATTAAAAATCTCTATAACAACATATGAAATGGAACAGTTATCTCCTGCTTTGGGATTACCTATGTATTTAGTCTATGGAATAATTCCACTGACTTTCTTATTTGGAGCTTGCAGAGCCTTCCAAGTTTTGATTGCTGAAATCAAAGGAGGGAAAGAATAA
- a CDS encoding TRAP transporter substrate-binding protein: MKRFLMVCMFIVLSTLGYAEKVMRVGLGVPESHFEYKGMELFKKNLEEKTNKEIRVELYPSNQIGVDQEVLEQIKFGAAHMNLPDPAVLGTFVKEFQFLSFPFIFDSQEKAMEVCNGEWGQELLKKLEKAGYVGLGFGPFGFRHVTNNAREIKSLEDFKGLKIRTMQNPLHLRVFRALGANPTPMPFSELFSALQQGVVDGQENPMMNIYSQKISEVQKYGTMTGHVYSWVVLVVGKNFHDSLTPEQQAIMQESADMAIAYMAESVAKDDETAREEMEKSGLVFVEPSDEFKTKIKEIVAPILEKEGDKINKDMYEKLKEATK, translated from the coding sequence ATGAAAAGATTTTTAATGGTATGTATGTTTATTGTTTTGTCAACATTGGGGTATGCTGAGAAAGTTATGAGAGTAGGATTAGGGGTTCCAGAATCACATTTTGAATATAAAGGAATGGAACTTTTTAAGAAAAATCTTGAAGAAAAAACAAATAAGGAGATAAGGGTAGAACTTTATCCATCAAACCAAATAGGAGTTGATCAGGAAGTACTTGAACAAATCAAATTTGGAGCGGCACATATGAATCTTCCTGACCCAGCAGTATTAGGAACATTTGTAAAAGAATTTCAGTTTTTATCATTTCCTTTCATATTTGATAGTCAAGAAAAAGCTATGGAAGTATGCAATGGTGAATGGGGACAGGAATTATTAAAAAAATTAGAAAAAGCAGGATATGTAGGATTAGGTTTTGGACCGTTTGGTTTTAGACATGTAACAAACAATGCAAGAGAAATAAAATCTTTAGAAGATTTTAAAGGATTAAAAATCAGAACAATGCAAAATCCTTTACATTTGAGAGTATTCAGAGCTTTGGGAGCAAATCCTACTCCGATGCCTTTTAGTGAATTATTTTCTGCTCTTCAACAAGGGGTTGTTGATGGACAAGAAAATCCAATGATGAATATTTATTCTCAAAAAATTTCAGAAGTTCAAAAATATGGAACAATGACAGGGCATGTTTACAGCTGGGTTGTATTAGTAGTAGGAAAGAATTTCCATGATTCATTGACACCAGAACAACAAGCTATAATGCAGGAATCTGCTGATATGGCTATAGCTTATATGGCAGAATCAGTAGCAAAAGATGATGAAACAGCAAGAGAAGAAATGGAAAAATCAGGGTTAGTATTTGTGGAACCTTCTGATGAATTTAAAACAAAAATAAAAGAAATAGTAGCTCCAATATTAGAAAAAGAAGGAGATAAAATTAATAAAGATATGTATGAAAAACTTAAAGAAGCAACAAAATAA
- a CDS encoding 2-dehydro-3-deoxygalactonokinase codes for MKKIVTIDAGTSNLRIRIVEGKNIIFERKENYGVKIGKEKFENELYKLLKECIKENGIEKEEIECIIASGMITSALGLLEIEHLHVPVSLEKFSKNIKKIKFFEFEIHLITGIKVEKKYFREEHLKSIDVIRGEEVEVFGILEEIKVEEPTLVILPGSHNKFIEVSDGNIVDLLTTMSGEIYDVMTRYTILKTSVDEKFADKIEKKYLSLGNRAGRKYGINQGSFMLRGLDLSEKLTINEKSNYLLGLVLSEDISSLEKNGYLTKYKKIIIAGGNIIAKGLFELLADMNLDNDIQVIISSELATRGALKIWEESKK; via the coding sequence ATGAAAAAAATAGTAACAATTGATGCAGGAACTTCTAATTTAAGAATAAGAATTGTAGAAGGAAAAAACATAATTTTTGAAAGAAAAGAAAATTATGGAGTAAAAATTGGAAAAGAAAAATTTGAAAATGAACTGTATAAACTTTTGAAAGAATGTATAAAAGAGAATGGAATAGAAAAAGAGGAAATTGAATGTATAATTGCTTCTGGAATGATAACCTCAGCTTTAGGATTATTGGAAATTGAGCACTTGCATGTTCCTGTATCTCTGGAGAAATTTTCGAAGAATATAAAAAAAATTAAATTTTTTGAATTTGAAATACATCTAATAACAGGAATAAAAGTAGAAAAGAAATATTTCAGGGAAGAACATCTAAAAAGTATAGATGTAATACGGGGAGAAGAGGTAGAAGTATTTGGGATACTTGAAGAGATAAAGGTAGAAGAACCAACACTTGTAATTCTTCCAGGTTCACATAATAAATTTATAGAAGTATCTGATGGAAATATAGTAGACCTTCTTACAACTATGAGTGGAGAAATCTATGATGTAATGACAAGATACACTATATTAAAAACTTCTGTAGATGAAAAATTTGCTGATAAAATAGAAAAAAAATACTTATCTTTGGGGAATAGAGCTGGTAGAAAATACGGAATAAACCAAGGCTCATTTATGCTTAGAGGACTTGATTTATCAGAAAAACTTACAATAAATGAAAAATCTAATTACCTTTTAGGACTGGTTTTAAGTGAGGATATATCTTCTTTAGAAAAAAATGGATACTTAACAAAATACAAGAAAATAATAATAGCAGGAGGAAATATAATTGCTAAAGGATTGTTTGAACTGTTAGCAGATATGAATTTAGATAATGATATTCAAGTTATTATCTCCAGTGAATTAGCAACAAGAGGAGCATTAAAAATCTGGGAAGAAAGTAAAAAATAA
- the dgoD gene encoding galactonate dehydratase: protein MKITKYELFEIPPRWLFLKIETDTGLVGWGEPVVEGRASTVKGAVKELMDNYMIGKNPLTIEDHWNVLYRGGFYRGGAIMMSALAGIDQALWDIKGKYLNQPVYELMGGKCRDKMKVYSWIGGDRPNDVAAAAKEKQEQGFTAIKMNATEELQFIDSYEKVDAVLERVAAIRKATGKYFGIAVDFHGRVHKPMAKILAKKLEEYDLMFIEEPVLCENKESFRDIANATSIPIATGERLFSRWDFKDILSSGYVDIIQPDLSHAGGITEVKKIASMAEAYDIAVAPHCPLGPIALAACLHLDATTYNAVIQEQSMGIHYNKGKDVLDYVKNKEDFKFTDGYVDICSKAGLGVDVNEELVRELSKTLHNWKNPIWRHKDGSFAEW, encoded by the coding sequence ATGAAAATAACAAAATATGAATTGTTTGAAATTCCACCAAGATGGTTATTCTTAAAAATAGAAACTGATACTGGATTAGTTGGATGGGGAGAACCAGTAGTGGAAGGAAGAGCAAGTACTGTAAAAGGTGCTGTAAAAGAATTGATGGATAATTACATGATTGGAAAAAATCCATTAACGATAGAAGATCATTGGAATGTATTATACAGAGGAGGGTTCTATAGAGGAGGAGCTATCATGATGAGTGCTCTTGCTGGAATAGATCAAGCACTTTGGGATATAAAAGGAAAATATTTAAATCAGCCAGTGTATGAATTAATGGGTGGAAAATGCAGAGATAAAATGAAGGTTTATTCTTGGATAGGTGGAGATAGACCTAATGATGTAGCAGCAGCAGCTAAAGAAAAGCAGGAGCAAGGATTTACAGCAATAAAAATGAATGCTACTGAGGAATTACAATTTATTGATTCATATGAAAAAGTAGATGCTGTATTAGAAAGAGTAGCTGCTATAAGAAAAGCAACTGGCAAATATTTTGGTATTGCTGTAGATTTTCATGGAAGAGTTCATAAACCAATGGCTAAAATATTGGCTAAAAAATTGGAAGAATATGATTTAATGTTTATTGAAGAACCAGTTTTATGCGAGAATAAAGAATCTTTCAGAGATATTGCCAATGCCACTTCTATTCCAATAGCAACAGGAGAAAGACTATTTTCAAGATGGGACTTTAAAGATATATTATCTAGTGGATATGTAGATATAATACAGCCAGATTTATCACATGCTGGAGGAATTACAGAAGTTAAAAAAATTGCGTCAATGGCAGAAGCATATGATATAGCCGTAGCTCCACATTGTCCATTAGGGCCAATAGCACTTGCTGCATGTCTTCACTTAGATGCAACAACATATAATGCTGTAATTCAGGAACAAAGTATGGGAATACATTATAATAAGGGAAAAGATGTTTTAGATTATGTAAAAAATAAAGAAGATTTTAAGTTTACAGATGGCTATGTAGACATTTGTTCAAAGGCAGGATTAGGAGTAGATGTTAATGAAGAACTTGTAAGAGAACTTTCAAAGACTCTTCATAACTGGAAAAATCCTATATGGAGACATAAGGATGGATCATTTGCTGAATGGTAA
- a CDS encoding bifunctional 4-hydroxy-2-oxoglutarate aldolase/2-dehydro-3-deoxy-phosphogluconate aldolase — protein MYEELLKTLREEKVVAILRDVPLEKFEKTLDILKEEGIKILEITLNSKDVEKQFEIVNKKYSNDFIIGAGTVVTLEGLDFAAKNRSKFILTPNLDEEILKEAEKIGMFCVCGFFTASEAMKAKKYSCCKILKLFPAGEVPFSYLKSLRGPINDLECMAVGGVNRNNVSEFLKAGFSCLGIGSSLVDNKLIKADKFDELRENIIAIKKAAEIF, from the coding sequence ATGTATGAAGAATTATTGAAAACATTGAGGGAAGAAAAAGTAGTAGCAATATTAAGAGATGTTCCTTTGGAAAAATTTGAAAAGACATTGGATATTTTAAAAGAAGAAGGAATAAAAATACTTGAAATAACATTGAACAGTAAAGATGTAGAGAAACAATTTGAGATAGTGAATAAAAAATATTCTAATGACTTTATAATAGGAGCAGGAACAGTTGTAACATTGGAAGGATTAGATTTTGCAGCAAAGAATAGATCTAAGTTTATACTTACACCTAATCTGGATGAAGAAATACTGAAAGAAGCAGAAAAAATTGGAATGTTTTGTGTATGTGGTTTCTTTACAGCTTCAGAAGCTATGAAAGCTAAAAAATACAGCTGCTGTAAAATTTTAAAATTATTTCCAGCAGGAGAAGTACCATTCTCTTATTTAAAATCTTTGAGAGGACCGATCAATGATCTTGAATGTATGGCAGTAGGAGGAGTTAACAGAAATAATGTTTCAGAATTTTTAAAAGCAGGTTTCAGCTGTCTTGGAATAGGAAGTTCTCTAGTAGATAATAAACTTATAAAAGCAGATAAATTTGATGAATTAAGAGAAAATATAATTGCTATAAAAAAAGCTGCTGAAATTTTTTAG
- a CDS encoding IclR family transcriptional regulator, whose translation MLNKSTLKTMEILEKISNSKNGMTITQLSKELEIPRSTVDDIVKALVSKKYLYCSDESLKLYQLGNKIFELSLKMRDKREVLDIVTPFLKELVDEFNDTLFFGLKDGDDVLYLSKMESSKTVRTTAVLGSRKSFYYTGLGKAILSTYSEKDLDEYIARTKLEPRTDYTIIEPEKLKEDILGAKRRGYSTDYREGDIEVSCVAAPIYQEGKIFGAISLAGLYTTIDEEETKRRGKKIKDTAEKISEILS comes from the coding sequence ATGTTGAACAAGTCGACTTTGAAAACAATGGAAATACTAGAAAAAATTTCTAACTCAAAAAATGGAATGACAATAACACAACTTTCAAAAGAACTGGAAATTCCAAGAAGTACTGTAGATGATATAGTAAAAGCACTGGTTTCTAAAAAATATCTTTATTGTTCTGATGAAAGCTTAAAATTATATCAGCTTGGGAACAAAATATTTGAACTTTCATTAAAAATGAGAGATAAAAGAGAAGTATTGGATATAGTAACACCATTTTTAAAAGAGTTGGTTGATGAATTTAATGACACATTATTCTTTGGATTAAAGGATGGAGATGATGTGTTGTATCTTTCGAAGATGGAAAGTTCAAAAACTGTAAGGACTACAGCAGTACTTGGAAGCAGAAAATCATTTTACTATACAGGGCTTGGGAAAGCTATCTTATCAACTTATTCTGAAAAGGATTTAGATGAATATATTGCCAGAACAAAATTAGAACCTAGAACTGATTATACAATAATTGAGCCAGAAAAATTAAAAGAAGATATTTTAGGAGCAAAGAGAAGAGGCTACTCTACAGATTATAGGGAAGGGGATATAGAAGTTTCCTGTGTAGCAGCTCCAATATATCAAGAAGGAAAAATATTTGGAGCAATAAGTTTAGCAGGTTTGTACACAACGATAGATGAAGAGGAAACAAAAAGAAGAGGGAAGAAAATAAAAGATACAGCAGAAAAAATATCAGAAATTTTAAGTTAA